The Archangium primigenium genomic interval CGCCCTCGCGGACTCGGTGCTGCCCGCCACGCCCGTGCGTGTCCCCATCGTGGCCTATGGCGGCCTGGAGGACTCCCACGTCTCCATCGCCGACCTGGAGCGCTGGCGGGAGCTGACGACGGGGGAGTTCCGCGCCCGCCACTTCGCCGGCAAGCACTTCTTCCTGCGCACCGAGCGCGTGCCCCTGCTGGAGGCCCTGCGCGAGGACCTCACGCGCTGGGCCCCCGAGCTGGCCTCCTGACGCCTCACCCGGCCCGCACGAACCACGCGGGCCCGTCCAGCCCCAGGGGCACCGTGCGCTGGCAGCGCACCGTCAACGGCAGCTCCCGCGCCCGGCGCACCGCGACCGCCGCCGGGTGATCCATCCCCAGGCGCACCTGCACGAACCGCCAGGCCCCGGGGTCGTCCTTCATCCGCGCGTCGAACGAGATGGTGGGCGCCCGTCCCGGCTCCAGGTGGAAGGCGAACTGATCCAACGGCAGGCTCAGCCCCGCGCCCCGCGCCTTGATGTAGGACTCCTTGAGCGTCCAGTAGTCGAAGAAGCGCTCGCGCTGGCGCTCCGGGGGCAGCGCGCGCAGGGCCTGGACCTCCGAGGCCGCGAAGAAGGACTCGGCCAGCTCCACCGTCTGCCCGGGCCGCGCCGCGTGCTCCACGTCCGCGCCCACGTCCACCCCGAGCGCCACCGCGCACACCGCCATGCCATCCGTGTGGGACAGGTTGAAGCGCAGGGGCGGCAGGCCCCGGGGCACGAGGATCTCCGGGCGTCCGTAGGCGTTGCGCTGGAAGCGCCAGTCGCGCGCGGGCACCGGCGCGTAGCGCGACAGGCACACGCGCACCAGGGCATGGGACACGAGGAACTGGTGGCGGTGCTTCTCGAAGCGGAAGCGCAGGTGTCGCTCCCGCTCGTCCTCGCACAGCAGCTCCCGGTAGGCGGCGAGCAGCCGGGGCTCGGTCACGGCCTCCGGCTCCACCACCCAGAGGTGGACTTCATCGGCACGAGGGAGCCCGAGGGGCTCTGGCGGCAGGCGGTCGTCGGGTGGGATCATGACGGGGACGGGGGTAGTGCCCATCCCCTACCGCGTCACGGCCGGGCGCGCCAGCACCCGCCACGTCACTCGTTGGGCACGAAGCTCAGGTGCAGCTCGAGGTCGAAGGACAGGTCGGGCGACGTGGCTCCCGCCTGCTTCACCATGACCGCGACGGTGTTCTCCCCCTGGACGAACACCTTGGCGGGGATGGCGCCTCCGGCGAGCTCGTTCTCCGTGGAGGCGCTCGCGTATTTGTCGTGCTCGATGCCCTTGTCCACGTTGCGGGCGAACACCTGCGTGCCATTGACGAACACGACGATGCCGTCATCGAAGAGGACGTTGAGGTGCGCGTCCGTGATGGTGCCATTCACCAGGAGCTTCTTGCGGAAGTAGACGCTCGTCTGCGCCGGGGCCACGACCTGGAGCACCGTGGCCTCGTCCCCATCGCCGTAGCCCAGCTGCCCCGCGCCGCTCTTCCAGCCCGTGTCGTTGAAGACCTTCTGCGACCACTGCACGCCCGGATCCGCGCCCGTGTCCAGGTAGCGCCAGGTGGAGTGGAAGGGAATGGCGACGATGCTCTGCGAGCGCCGGACGGTGAAGGGCCGCTGGCTCACGTCCGACACGCCCGGGCTGCCCAGACGCGACACCCGCAGGAGCCCGGTGGAGGTGCTCAGGTTGGGCACGCGCCAGGAGAACACGCCGGTGTCGGGCAGTCCCGTGGCGATCTCCGTCCAGGTGGCCCCGCCATCCGCGGAGTACTCGAGGTTCACCCCGGGCAGGTGGCCCACGCTGGACCAGGTGATGGGCACGGAGGCCCCGGGCTCGAACACCTCGCCGCCATCGGGCGAGGTGAGCATCACCGAGTCGAGCAGGGGCGTGGCGGTCTGCTCCACGTCCAGGGACAGCGCGAAGGTGAGATCCGGCGAGGAGGCGGACACCTGCTTGACCATGGCGGTGATCACGTTCTCGCCCACCCGGAAGGGATTGGGCTCGAGCGGCACGTCGGCGCGGGCATGGGCGTTGGTGACCGAGGCCGTGGCCCAGACGCCGAAGTCCAACCCATTGCCCATCTCGCGCGAGAAGACGAGCGTGCCGTTGATCCACACGGCGACACCATCGTCATACAGCGCCTCGAGCGTGGCGGCGGTGACGGGGCTGTCCAGGGTGATCTTCTTGCGGAAGTAGACCGAGGGCGCGCCGGGCCGCAGCTCCGTGCCCTCGTCCCCGTCGCCATAGCCCAGCTGGCCCGGCCCGCTCTTCCAGCCCGAGTCATCGAAGTCCGGGGCGTGCCAGCCCGTGCCGTGGTCGATTCCCCGGTCGTCGTACTTCCACGCGC includes:
- a CDS encoding 4'-phosphopantetheinyl transferase family protein — translated: MTEPRLLAAYRELLCEDERERHLRFRFEKHRHQFLVSHALVRVCLSRYAPVPARDWRFQRNAYGRPEILVPRGLPPLRFNLSHTDGMAVCAVALGVDVGADVEHAARPGQTVELAESFFAASEVQALRALPPERQRERFFDYWTLKESYIKARGAGLSLPLDQFAFHLEPGRAPTISFDARMKDDPGAWRFVQVRLGMDHPAAVAVRRARELPLTVRCQRTVPLGLDGPAWFVRAG